One part of the Indicator indicator isolate 239-I01 chromosome 42, UM_Iind_1.1, whole genome shotgun sequence genome encodes these proteins:
- the HERPUD1 gene encoding homocysteine-responsive endoplasmic reticulum-resident ubiquitin-like domain member 1 protein codes for MEESLALLVRSPTQRHPDLRLRAGHAWTVRRLKAELRLLVPEAPPEEDQELIYAGKLLLDHQRLGELLLKHGELYALHLVYHLKAPARAQGTSAEVKAYQPKVSAGAAQGGPSVSSLDGGRLRCSAGGQAAAGASNRLEAAQDPFQSVAPGFSAYTTYSSMLQVSWLQQLYARQYYLQYLASAMPADPACAQRPQELPVTPGSPPAALPEPFPAPHQAAAAAQGNAAPDQNLRLNAQGGPLLEEEEEEGGGHRDWLDWLYSATLFYVFVNVVYFYSSLSRFLLVMGGTVLMYLHHVGWLPFRRRPIQPFPGNAAAAAAPPAALNQDQNNNLQEGNAGGAEEAEASPEEEQGLQELQQASPSFLSTAWVFFKTFFASLLPEGPGVTRN; via the exons ATGGAGGAGTCGTTGGCGCTGTTGGTCCGGAGCCCCACGCAGCGGCACCCCGACCTGCGCCTCCGTGCCGGCCACGCATGGACCGTGCGCCGCCTCAAGGCTGAGCTGCGCCTCCTCGTACCCGAGGCACCG cctgaagaagaccAAGAACTGATTTATGCTGGGAAGTTGCTGCTTGATCATCAACgtctgggagagctgctgctgaag CATGGGGAGCTGTATGCTCTGCACTTGGTCTACCACTTGAAGGCTCCTGCAAGGGCACAAGGAACCAGTGCAGAG GTCAAAGCTTATCAGCCAAAGGtatcagcaggagctgctcaagGAGGACCATCTGTGTCCTCCTTAGATGGtggaaggctgaggtgctctgcgggggggcaggctgcagcaggagccagcaacaG GTTGGAAGCAGCTCAGGATCCCTTCCAAAGTGTGGCTCCTGGCTTCTCTGCCTACACAACCTACAGCAGCATGCTCCAGGtgtcctggctccagcagctctatgCCAGGCAATACTACCTGCAATA CTTGGCTTCTGCCATGCCTGCCgacccagcctgtgcccagcgGCCTCAGGAGCTGCCAGTGACCCCAGGCAGccctccagctgccctgccagagcccttccctgccccacaccaggctgctgctgctgcccaggggaaCGCAGCCCCTGACCAGAACCTGCGGCTGAACGCCCAGGGGGGGCCcctgctggaggaagaggaggaggaggggggtggCCATCGAGACTGGCTGGACTGGCTCTACTCAGCAACACTCTTCTATGTCTTTGTCAACGTTGTCTACTTCTactccagcctcagcaggttCCTGCTGGTCATGGGTGGCACAGTCCTGATGTACCT gcACCACGTTGGGTGGCTTCCATTTAGAAGAAGACCAATTCAGCCCTTCCCaggcaatgctgctgctgctgctgctcctccagctgctttaAACCAGGACCAGAACAACAACCTGCAG GAGGGGAacgcaggaggagcagaggaagctgaggcctctcctgaggaggagcagggcctgcaggagctgcagcaggccaGCCCTTCATTCCTGAGCACTGCTTGGGTGTTCTTCAAGACTTTCTTTGCATCCCTCCTGCCAGAAGGGCCAGGGGTGACTCGCAACTga
- the PARD6A gene encoding partitioning defective 6 homolog alpha, translated as MAKHHRTPARAAEPVIEVKSKFDAEFRRFAMRRSGASSFQEFYRLLQTVHQIPRVELLLGYTDVHGDLLPINNDDNYHKALSSACPLLRVIIQKKAESDAAVFACNSLQRRRKGLLRPAQCRSRPPLLIGLPQDFRQISSIIDVDILPESHRRVRLHKHGSDKPLGFYIRDGVSVRVAPQGVEKVPGVFISRLVKGGLADSTGLLAVGDEILEVNGIDVAGKSLDQVTDMMVANSHNLIVTVKPANQRNNVSRGPGPSKASGSSGVSTDSTPSQQTPSPASQYLSAYSAADSDEEGDLVIESDNADANADANADASAADALCPPLACPNGGGAADGALPCSPSPHGSLRSVGSHQGSPGRGGDGHEDGTLLTL; from the exons ATGGCCAAGCACCACCGCACGCCCGCCCGTGCTGCCGAGCCCGTGATCGAAGTCAAGAGCAAG TTTGATGCCGAATTCCGGCGCTTCGCCATGCGGCGCTCGGGCGCGAGCAGCTTCCAGGAGTTCTACCGCCTGCTGCAGACGGTGCACCAGATCCCGcgggtggagctgctgctgggctacACCGACGTGCACGGGGACCTGCTGCCCATCAACAACGACGACAACTACCACAAAGCCCTCTCCTCCGCCTGCCCCCTCCTCAGGGTCATCATCCAGAAGAAAG cCGAGTCGGACGCCGCCGTCTTCGCCTGCAACTCTCTACAGCGCCGTCGGAAGGGACTGCTGCGGCCGGCGCAGTGCCGCTCCAGGCCGCCCCTGCTGATCGGACTGCCGCAGGACTTCCGCCAGATCTCCTCTATCATCGACGTGGACATCCTGCCCGAGAGCCACCGCCGGGTGCGGCTGCACAAGCACGGCTCCGACAAGCCCCTGGGCTTCTACATCCGCGACGGCGTCAGCGTGCGGGTGGCGCCGcagggggtggagaaggtccccGGAGTCTTCATCTCCCGGCTGGTGAAGGGCGGCCTGGCGGACAGCACGGGGCTGCTGGCCGTCGGCGACGAGATCCTGGAGGTCAACGGCATCGACGTGGCCGGCAAGTCGCTGGACCAGGTGACGGACATGATGGTGGCCAACAGCCACAACCTGATCGTCACCGTCAAGCCTGCCAACCAGCGCAACAACGTCAGCCGCGGCCCCGGCCCCAGCAAAGCCTCGGGCAGCTCCGGGGTGTCCACTGACAGCACCCCCAGCCAACAGACCCCCAGCCCGGCCTCGCAGTACCTCAGCGCCTACAGCGCCGCCGACAGCGACGAGGAAGGCGACCTGGTGATCGAGAGTGACAATGCCGATGCTAACGCCGATGCCAACGCTGATGCCAGCGCCGCCGATGCCCTCTGCCCGCCCCTGGCCTGCCCCAACGGCGGCGGCGCCGCCGACggagccctgccctgcagcccctcccCGCACGGCTCTCTGCGCTCCGTGGGCAGCCACCAGGGCAGCCCGGGACGGGGAGGCGATGGGCATGAGGATGGCACCCTCCTGACACTATAG